One Oncorhynchus keta strain PuntledgeMale-10-30-2019 chromosome 11, Oket_V2, whole genome shotgun sequence DNA window includes the following coding sequences:
- the si:ch211-284e13.4 gene encoding insulin receptor substrate 1-B isoform X1 produces MENHAAELLQQQQSYEDVRKSGYLRKQKSMHRRFFVLREASEEGPARLEYYENEKKFRSKSPVPKKALNLETCFNINKRADSKNKHMIVMYTRGESFAIAADSEDVQNEWYQAMLDLQWKYKNPEDCGSGGECGLPSPPGPTFKEVWQVKVWPKGLGQARNLVGIHRLCLTDKTVNFVKLNSDVAAVVLQLMNVRRCGHSENFFFIEVGRSAMTGPGEFWMQVEDSVVAQNMHETLLEAMKALSEEFRQRSKSQSVGATSGGGTASNPISVPTRRHHPNLPPSQVGFGRRARTETPGAGGANCTSTSPTPRHGLPRARTASIGGRTEESGGGARGAWASSSPSLNGSCSTTPTLRPKPTRAPTPAKITLSLARYTPNPATSPAPSLSSSSGHGSECGLVGGAMGGVAICSYTRVPQRVSVSGSPSDYGSSDEYGSSPGEHSLLVPSLPGGSNGGMRHHAHGEGSSSYIVMGQRESLPGSHQRPQGRRMLRRSSSRECEAERRLLSKRASLPLTAHECLAPRRKEEEEDTDQEYAVMSRSVSRDAFVSRRRGSGGFAAGGLEAGAVVGETQVRVDVVRGQAGGGGAGPVDSGYMSMLPGVTAPPFSLSLSVAVSDVSAKPGADDEYMAMTPNSSVSPPEHISLPVSEGYMVMSPNSSCSPDMHGMAIWGSRGSMESRAGSDYMNMSPISIRSACSTPPSQPEQNPLQHKMVYSYFSLPRSYKHTLSTRFEDDLDQGKRKEGGHSDQDSAGNRGGQVGYSKRDTATVGPAGGCQLSLSSSSFSSSSASSESLEDRPMSVAAGGGLRLTRTGPGFRNGGARSKDGSYQQKRVSHGPGGQQRKPRPLSVSVDMSKANTLPRVKENLFPTEPQSPGEYVSIVFRGGDVGGRRGGQWGPEHGLSVTHGTQRPRHRPALCHGDSTNLPRSFSAPLATSAALAASTEYVNMDLGLGNSPCPSTGTPVKSPFCPPPAIAPKPPVVARNRPSPRAAEGDVGGHRAAVPTDLPTSYTNYIEMAFSIVSEPNPAAPAMHAAQASSMEQESGLDFPSARSYSSPDQNQSSRLARDRVGRGDQLGRRRHRSETFIITPPPLPLQLSSSGSLFLDSAQAAAPHRQGGLERGSPWEKARSDAASQASSSGSSKQGLNYIDLDLAFNKDSSQNELEGGATAPHNIFVPVHNGAGGGVMMGDITGLGNNPGYASIDFFKSEELRALHQSSRKDGKEC; encoded by the exons ATGGAGAACCATGCAGCAGAGCTGCTACAACAGCAGCAGAGCTACGAGGACGTTCGGAAAAGCGGGTATCTCCGTAAGCAGAAATCTATGCACCGGCGATTTTTCGTTTTGAGGGAAGCCTCGGAAGAGGGCCCTGCCCGTCTAGAATATTATGAGAACGAGAAGAAATTCCGAAGCAAGTCACCTGTCCCGAAAAAAGCGCTGAATCTGGAGACTTGCTTCAACATCAACAAGCGGGCGGATTCCAAGAACAAGCACATGATAGTGATGTATACCCGCGGGGAGAGCTTTGCCATTGCAGCAGACAGTGAGGATGTCCAGAATGAATGGTACCAGGCCATGCTGGACCTTCAGTGGAAAT ATAAAAACCCAGAGgactgtggtagtggtggagagtgtggactcccctctcctccaggcCCCACCTTCAAGGAGGTGTGGCAGGTCAAGGTGTGGCCTAAAGGGCTTGGCCAGGCCCGAAACCTAGTGGGCATCCACCGTCTGTGCCTGACCGACAAGACGGTCAACTTTGTCAAGCTCAACTCTGACGTGGCCGCTGTGGTCCTACAACTGATGAACGTGCGTCGCTGCGGCCACTCAGAGAACTTCTTCTTCATCGAGGTGGGCCGCTCGGCCATGACAGGGCCTGGGGAGTTCTGGATGCAGGTGGAGGACTCGGTGGTGGCCCAGAACATGCATGAGACTCTGCTGGAGGCCATGAAGGCACTGAGTGAGGAGTTCCGCCAGCGCAGTAAGTCTCAGTCTGTGGGTGCTACAAGCGGCGGGGGCACCGCCTCCAACCCCATCAGTGTCCCCACCCGCCGCCACCACCCCAATCTGCCCCCCAGCCAGGTGGGCTTTGGCAGACGAGCCCGGACTGAGACCCCTGGAGCAGGTGGAGCCAACTGCACCAGCACCTCACCAACGCCACGCCACGGGTTACCCAGGGCACGCACAGCCAGCATCGggggaaggacagaggagagtggaggtgGAGCCAGAGGGGCATGGGCAAGCTCCAGTCCCAGCCTGAACGGATCTTGTTCCACTACACCCACCCTGAGACCCAAGCCCACCAGAGCTCCAACCCCAGCTAAGATCACTCTCAGCCTGGCCCGCTACACCCCCAACCCAGCCACCTCCCCAGCCCCAagcctctcctccagctctggtCATGGCTCAGAGTGTGGACTAGTCGGAGGGGCAATGGGAGGTGTAGCGATCTGTTCTTACACCCGCGTCCCTCAGAGAGTATCTGTGTCGGGTTCCCCTAGTGACTACGGCTCCTCAGACGAGTATGGCTCCAGCCCTGGAGAGCACTCCCTACtggtccccagtctacctggagGGTCCAATGGTGGAATGAGACACCATGCTCATGGAGAGGGCTCTTCCAGCTACATAGTgatgggccagagagagagcctcCCTGGGTCCCATCAGCGTCCTCAGGGCCGCAGGATGCTGCGGCGCTCCTCCAGCAGGGAGTGTGAGGCAGAGCGCAGACTCCTCAGCAAGAGGGCCTCCCTGCCCCTGACTGCCCACGAATGCCTGGCCCCTCgtaggaaggaggaagaggaggatacgGACCAAGAGTATGCCGTCATGTCACGGAGTGTTAGCAGGGACGCCTTTGTGTCACGGCGGCGCGGATCAGGAGGCTTTGCAGCAGGGGGCTTGGAAGCAGGGGCCGTCGTTGGGGAGACCCAGGTGAGGGTTGATGTGGTCCGAGGACAggcgggaggaggaggagcgggACCAGTGGACAGTGGCTACATGTCCATGTTACCTGGAGTGACGGCTCCTCCTTTTTCCCTCTCCTTGTCTGTGGCCGTGTCTGACGTCAGCGCCAAGCCTGGGGCTGATGATGAGTACATGGCCATGACCCCCAACAGCAGCGTGTCCCCCCCCGAGCACATCAGTCTGCCTGTCTCCGAGGGCTACATGGTCATGTCCCCCAACAGCAGCTGCTCCCCAGACATGCATGGAATGGCCATATGGGGGAGCCGGGGCAGCATGGAGAGCCGGGCTGGCAGTGACTACATGAACATGTCTCCTATCAGCATCCGCTCGGCTTGCAGCACACCCCCCTCACAACCTGAACAGAACCCGCTACAACACAAGATGGTCTACTCCTACTTCTCTCTGCCACGATCCTACAAACACACGCTCTCCACACGCTTTGAGGATGACTTGGATCAAGGGAAAAGGAAGGAGGGGGGTCATAGTGACCAAGACAGTGCTGGAAATCGGGGTGGACAAGTGGGCTACAGCAAGAGGGACACAGCCACAGTTGGCCCTGCAGGAGGCTGtcaactctccctctcctcttcctccttctcttccagcTCAGCTAGCAGTGAGAGCCTGGAGGATCGGCCCATGTCAGTGGCAGCTGGGGGAGGGCTACGACTAACAAGAACAGGGCCAGGGTTCAGGAACGGGGGAGCACGCTCTAAGGATGGATCCTATCAGCAGAAACGTGTATCGCATGGCCCAGGGGGCCAGCAGAGGAAGCCTCGTCCCCTCAGTGTGTCTGTGGACATGTCTAAAGCTAACACCTTGCCCAGGGTTAAGGAGAACCTCTTCCCCACAGAGCCTCAGAGCCCTGGGGAGTATGTCAGCATAGTGTTCAGGGGTGGTGACGTGGGGGGTAGGAGAGGGGGCCAGTGGGGGCCAGAGCACGGACTGTCAGTGACCCATGGAACCCAGAGGCCCCGTCACCGTCCAGCCCTCTGCCACGGTGACTCCACCAACCTCCCCCGCAGCTTCTCTGCACCGCTGGCCACCTCTGCTGCCTTGGCTGCCTCTACTGAGTACGTCAACATGGATTTGGGGTTGGGAAACTCCCCTTGCCCCTCCACTGGGACCCCTGTTAAATCACCTTTTTGCCCGCCCCCAGCTATTGCCCCCAAGCCCCCAGTTGTGGCCCGTAATAGGCCCTCTCCTAGGGCAGCAGAGGGCGATGTAGGTGGGCATAGGGCTGCAGTGCCAACAGACTTACCCACTTCATATACAAACTACATAGAGATGGCCTTCAGCATAGTTTCAGAGCCTAACCCTGCAGCGCCCGCCATGCATGCTGCCCAAGCTTCATCAATGGAGCAGGAATCAGGCTTGGACTTCCCCTCAGCAAGGTCCTACTCATCTCCTGACCAGAACCAGAGCAGCAGGCTGGCCAGAGACAGGGTTGGCAGGGGCGACCAACTGGGACGGAGACGCCACCGCTCTGAGACATTCATCattactcctccccctctcccactccagCTGTCCTCCTCAGGCTCCTTGTTCTTGGATAGTGCCCAGGCAGCAGCACCTCATCGACAAGGAGGACTAGAGAGGGGTTCACCATGGGAGAAAGCCCGGTCAGATGCAGCATCCCAGGCTTCGTCCTCTGGGTCTTCTAAACAAGGCCTTAACTACATTGATCTGGATCTGGCCTTTAATAAGGACAGCTCTCAGAATGAACTGGAGGGGGGAGCCACTGCCCCCCATAACATCTTCGTTCCAGTCCACAATGGGGCTGGTGGGGGAGTCATGATGGGAGACATTACTGGTTTGGGGAACAACCCTGGCTACGCCAGTATTGATTTCTTCAAATCAGAGGAGTTGAGGGCACTTCACCAGAGCAGCAGGAAAGATGGAAAAG AATGTTAA
- the si:ch211-284e13.4 gene encoding insulin receptor substrate 1-B isoform X2, translating to MSRDVFKPDKNPEDCGSGGECGLPSPPGPTFKEVWQVKVWPKGLGQARNLVGIHRLCLTDKTVNFVKLNSDVAAVVLQLMNVRRCGHSENFFFIEVGRSAMTGPGEFWMQVEDSVVAQNMHETLLEAMKALSEEFRQRSKSQSVGATSGGGTASNPISVPTRRHHPNLPPSQVGFGRRARTETPGAGGANCTSTSPTPRHGLPRARTASIGGRTEESGGGARGAWASSSPSLNGSCSTTPTLRPKPTRAPTPAKITLSLARYTPNPATSPAPSLSSSSGHGSECGLVGGAMGGVAICSYTRVPQRVSVSGSPSDYGSSDEYGSSPGEHSLLVPSLPGGSNGGMRHHAHGEGSSSYIVMGQRESLPGSHQRPQGRRMLRRSSSRECEAERRLLSKRASLPLTAHECLAPRRKEEEEDTDQEYAVMSRSVSRDAFVSRRRGSGGFAAGGLEAGAVVGETQVRVDVVRGQAGGGGAGPVDSGYMSMLPGVTAPPFSLSLSVAVSDVSAKPGADDEYMAMTPNSSVSPPEHISLPVSEGYMVMSPNSSCSPDMHGMAIWGSRGSMESRAGSDYMNMSPISIRSACSTPPSQPEQNPLQHKMVYSYFSLPRSYKHTLSTRFEDDLDQGKRKEGGHSDQDSAGNRGGQVGYSKRDTATVGPAGGCQLSLSSSSFSSSSASSESLEDRPMSVAAGGGLRLTRTGPGFRNGGARSKDGSYQQKRVSHGPGGQQRKPRPLSVSVDMSKANTLPRVKENLFPTEPQSPGEYVSIVFRGGDVGGRRGGQWGPEHGLSVTHGTQRPRHRPALCHGDSTNLPRSFSAPLATSAALAASTEYVNMDLGLGNSPCPSTGTPVKSPFCPPPAIAPKPPVVARNRPSPRAAEGDVGGHRAAVPTDLPTSYTNYIEMAFSIVSEPNPAAPAMHAAQASSMEQESGLDFPSARSYSSPDQNQSSRLARDRVGRGDQLGRRRHRSETFIITPPPLPLQLSSSGSLFLDSAQAAAPHRQGGLERGSPWEKARSDAASQASSSGSSKQGLNYIDLDLAFNKDSSQNELEGGATAPHNIFVPVHNGAGGGVMMGDITGLGNNPGYASIDFFKSEELRALHQSSRKDGKEC from the exons ATAAAAACCCAGAGgactgtggtagtggtggagagtgtggactcccctctcctccaggcCCCACCTTCAAGGAGGTGTGGCAGGTCAAGGTGTGGCCTAAAGGGCTTGGCCAGGCCCGAAACCTAGTGGGCATCCACCGTCTGTGCCTGACCGACAAGACGGTCAACTTTGTCAAGCTCAACTCTGACGTGGCCGCTGTGGTCCTACAACTGATGAACGTGCGTCGCTGCGGCCACTCAGAGAACTTCTTCTTCATCGAGGTGGGCCGCTCGGCCATGACAGGGCCTGGGGAGTTCTGGATGCAGGTGGAGGACTCGGTGGTGGCCCAGAACATGCATGAGACTCTGCTGGAGGCCATGAAGGCACTGAGTGAGGAGTTCCGCCAGCGCAGTAAGTCTCAGTCTGTGGGTGCTACAAGCGGCGGGGGCACCGCCTCCAACCCCATCAGTGTCCCCACCCGCCGCCACCACCCCAATCTGCCCCCCAGCCAGGTGGGCTTTGGCAGACGAGCCCGGACTGAGACCCCTGGAGCAGGTGGAGCCAACTGCACCAGCACCTCACCAACGCCACGCCACGGGTTACCCAGGGCACGCACAGCCAGCATCGggggaaggacagaggagagtggaggtgGAGCCAGAGGGGCATGGGCAAGCTCCAGTCCCAGCCTGAACGGATCTTGTTCCACTACACCCACCCTGAGACCCAAGCCCACCAGAGCTCCAACCCCAGCTAAGATCACTCTCAGCCTGGCCCGCTACACCCCCAACCCAGCCACCTCCCCAGCCCCAagcctctcctccagctctggtCATGGCTCAGAGTGTGGACTAGTCGGAGGGGCAATGGGAGGTGTAGCGATCTGTTCTTACACCCGCGTCCCTCAGAGAGTATCTGTGTCGGGTTCCCCTAGTGACTACGGCTCCTCAGACGAGTATGGCTCCAGCCCTGGAGAGCACTCCCTACtggtccccagtctacctggagGGTCCAATGGTGGAATGAGACACCATGCTCATGGAGAGGGCTCTTCCAGCTACATAGTgatgggccagagagagagcctcCCTGGGTCCCATCAGCGTCCTCAGGGCCGCAGGATGCTGCGGCGCTCCTCCAGCAGGGAGTGTGAGGCAGAGCGCAGACTCCTCAGCAAGAGGGCCTCCCTGCCCCTGACTGCCCACGAATGCCTGGCCCCTCgtaggaaggaggaagaggaggatacgGACCAAGAGTATGCCGTCATGTCACGGAGTGTTAGCAGGGACGCCTTTGTGTCACGGCGGCGCGGATCAGGAGGCTTTGCAGCAGGGGGCTTGGAAGCAGGGGCCGTCGTTGGGGAGACCCAGGTGAGGGTTGATGTGGTCCGAGGACAggcgggaggaggaggagcgggACCAGTGGACAGTGGCTACATGTCCATGTTACCTGGAGTGACGGCTCCTCCTTTTTCCCTCTCCTTGTCTGTGGCCGTGTCTGACGTCAGCGCCAAGCCTGGGGCTGATGATGAGTACATGGCCATGACCCCCAACAGCAGCGTGTCCCCCCCCGAGCACATCAGTCTGCCTGTCTCCGAGGGCTACATGGTCATGTCCCCCAACAGCAGCTGCTCCCCAGACATGCATGGAATGGCCATATGGGGGAGCCGGGGCAGCATGGAGAGCCGGGCTGGCAGTGACTACATGAACATGTCTCCTATCAGCATCCGCTCGGCTTGCAGCACACCCCCCTCACAACCTGAACAGAACCCGCTACAACACAAGATGGTCTACTCCTACTTCTCTCTGCCACGATCCTACAAACACACGCTCTCCACACGCTTTGAGGATGACTTGGATCAAGGGAAAAGGAAGGAGGGGGGTCATAGTGACCAAGACAGTGCTGGAAATCGGGGTGGACAAGTGGGCTACAGCAAGAGGGACACAGCCACAGTTGGCCCTGCAGGAGGCTGtcaactctccctctcctcttcctccttctcttccagcTCAGCTAGCAGTGAGAGCCTGGAGGATCGGCCCATGTCAGTGGCAGCTGGGGGAGGGCTACGACTAACAAGAACAGGGCCAGGGTTCAGGAACGGGGGAGCACGCTCTAAGGATGGATCCTATCAGCAGAAACGTGTATCGCATGGCCCAGGGGGCCAGCAGAGGAAGCCTCGTCCCCTCAGTGTGTCTGTGGACATGTCTAAAGCTAACACCTTGCCCAGGGTTAAGGAGAACCTCTTCCCCACAGAGCCTCAGAGCCCTGGGGAGTATGTCAGCATAGTGTTCAGGGGTGGTGACGTGGGGGGTAGGAGAGGGGGCCAGTGGGGGCCAGAGCACGGACTGTCAGTGACCCATGGAACCCAGAGGCCCCGTCACCGTCCAGCCCTCTGCCACGGTGACTCCACCAACCTCCCCCGCAGCTTCTCTGCACCGCTGGCCACCTCTGCTGCCTTGGCTGCCTCTACTGAGTACGTCAACATGGATTTGGGGTTGGGAAACTCCCCTTGCCCCTCCACTGGGACCCCTGTTAAATCACCTTTTTGCCCGCCCCCAGCTATTGCCCCCAAGCCCCCAGTTGTGGCCCGTAATAGGCCCTCTCCTAGGGCAGCAGAGGGCGATGTAGGTGGGCATAGGGCTGCAGTGCCAACAGACTTACCCACTTCATATACAAACTACATAGAGATGGCCTTCAGCATAGTTTCAGAGCCTAACCCTGCAGCGCCCGCCATGCATGCTGCCCAAGCTTCATCAATGGAGCAGGAATCAGGCTTGGACTTCCCCTCAGCAAGGTCCTACTCATCTCCTGACCAGAACCAGAGCAGCAGGCTGGCCAGAGACAGGGTTGGCAGGGGCGACCAACTGGGACGGAGACGCCACCGCTCTGAGACATTCATCattactcctccccctctcccactccagCTGTCCTCCTCAGGCTCCTTGTTCTTGGATAGTGCCCAGGCAGCAGCACCTCATCGACAAGGAGGACTAGAGAGGGGTTCACCATGGGAGAAAGCCCGGTCAGATGCAGCATCCCAGGCTTCGTCCTCTGGGTCTTCTAAACAAGGCCTTAACTACATTGATCTGGATCTGGCCTTTAATAAGGACAGCTCTCAGAATGAACTGGAGGGGGGAGCCACTGCCCCCCATAACATCTTCGTTCCAGTCCACAATGGGGCTGGTGGGGGAGTCATGATGGGAGACATTACTGGTTTGGGGAACAACCCTGGCTACGCCAGTATTGATTTCTTCAAATCAGAGGAGTTGAGGGCACTTCACCAGAGCAGCAGGAAAGATGGAAAAG AATGTTAA